A window of Exiguobacterium sp. FSL W8-0210 genomic DNA:
AGTATACGAGCGTTACTTGACGATCCTTGGTGCGTTCGCGGACGAACAGCATCCAGCAATCCGTGAAGTCGAAAAGTTAGTCGCGAAAAAGGATTATAAAAATGCCTTCGCACGTGCAGTCCGTCTACCACAGTCGCTCGGGTTAGAATAAACATTCAGTGGACCATCTTGTTTTAGGCAAGGTGGTCTTTTTAGGAGGAAGCGTCATGTATCCACTCTATCGAATCATCGTCGCGATCATCCGCAAGGGCGATCAACTGCTCATCGTCAATAATCAATCGGGTCAGGAGAAGCGCTGGAGCTTACCCGGTGGACAGATTGAATCAGGAGAGACACTCGAGCAAGCACTTCGTCGCGAGGTGGAAGAAGAAACCGGCTTGACGGTCACATCGTCGTCGTTTGCTTTCTTAACGGAGAACTTCATGCCGACCTATCAAGCGCACAGCCTCGTGACTTATTTTGATTGCGAAGTGAGTGGTGTACTTGATCCAAATGATCCCGATGAAGAAATCATTGAGACGAAGTGGATCGATCAAACGGAGTTAGCGGAGTACATCACGAGTGAAGATGTCCGTCTTCCGTTATCGACATATTTAGAAGAACAGCACAAAGGCTATTACATGTTTGAAGAGATGAAGTGGTAACTCGGCTGTCATCGTTTCTTTACATTCCTTAAAGCAGTCTCCATCGTTCATTTACATTCGCTCGGTATGATGAAACCATCATCGGGAACAGGGAGGAAACACAAATGAACAAGAAATGGATGGCGACAGGTATTCTCGGTACAGTGCTTATGACGGGAGTTGCGGGCTATACATATGAATCGGCTCAGCCGGTCGAGGCAAAACAAAACACGAAACAAGCGAAGGTTAAAAATGTCATCTTCATGATTCCGGATGGTTATTCGGCTGCCTATGCAACGAATTATCGCTGGTATCAAGGAGGCGAGGAGACGGAACTCGACGGTCATTTAAAAGGAATGATGCGGACGTATTCGGCAAACACGAAAGTGACCGATTCAGCAGCTGCCGGAACGGCGATGGCAACAGGAACAAAAACAAACAACGGAACAATCGGTATGGATCCAAGTGGAAAAGAAGTAGCGTCTATTCTTGATCGGGCGGATCAAGCAGGCAAAGCAACAGGACTTGTCTCGACATCAGCCATCACCCATGCGACACCA
This region includes:
- a CDS encoding NUDIX domain-containing protein, with protein sequence MYPLYRIIVAIIRKGDQLLIVNNQSGQEKRWSLPGGQIESGETLEQALRREVEEETGLTVTSSSFAFLTENFMPTYQAHSLVTYFDCEVSGVLDPNDPDEEIIETKWIDQTELAEYITSEDVRLPLSTYLEEQHKGYYMFEEMKW